The Roseisolibacter agri genome contains the following window.
TCTCGATCGCGCGGTGCATGCGGACGGTGTTCTCCGACTGCACCGCCGCCTGCAGGTCGAGGAAGGCGTTCGTGTAGCGCGTGGTCTGCTCCACCATGAATCGCAGCTGCCGCGCCATCTCGGGCACGCTCTGGACCGCCACCTCGGCGAGGGTGGCGAAGTCCTCGTCGCCGCGCTGGTTCACGGACGCGCGGACCCGCGTCCAGTCCACCTCGATGGACTTGATGTCGGGCAGCGACCAGCTGAGCGGTGAATACCAGGACGACTCGGACGTCGTCGTCACCTGCGCCAGCGTGTACCGCAGCACCGCGCGGTGGTATCCCCGGATGAGCCGCAGCACGACGTCCCAGTCGACCGCGTACTGCGCGTGATCGTTGTCCAGCAGCCAGTAGGTCATGGCCCAGCTCCGGCATCCGACTCACCAGGATCGGATTTCCAACGCATCGCTACACTACGACGGACCGCGATGGCGCGCCACGGCGCGTCGGGACGTCGAGCCGGGGGTTCCGCGGAGCGAGCCGCCGTCGCATCGTGCGGCACCCGCACCTTCCCCCGCCCCGAATGCCCCCTACCGAACACGACGCCGAGATCGCCGCGCTGGAGGCCGAGCTGCGCGCGGCGCAGCTGGGCGCGGACGTGGCGGCGCTCGACCGCCTGATCGCCGACGACCTGCTGTTCACGGGCCCCGACGGCGCGCTCGCCACCAAGGCCGACGACCTCGCGGCGTACCGCGACGGCGTGATGCGCGTGGCGTCGCACGAGCCCCAGGCCCTCCGCGTGCGCCGCGTCGGCGCGGACGTGGCGGTCGCCGCGCTGCGCGCGCGCATGACCGGCAGCTACGCGGGAACGCCGTTCGCGGGCGTCGCGCGCTACACGCGCGTGTGGGCGCGCGAGGACGGCCGCTGGCGCATCGTCGCGGGGCACGTGAGCGTGACGCCGCTCGACCCATCGTCGGCATGACGCGACGACTCGCGGCGGCGGCGCTCGTCCTCGCCGCGCGCGCGGCCGGCGCGCAGACGCCGGCGCCGGCCGCGCCGCCCGCCGCGTCGCCCGCCGCGTCGCAGAACCCCTC
Protein-coding sequences here:
- a CDS encoding nuclear transport factor 2 family protein, whose product is MPPTEHDAEIAALEAELRAAQLGADVAALDRLIADDLLFTGPDGALATKADDLAAYRDGVMRVASHEPQALRVRRVGADVAVAALRARMTGSYAGTPFAGVARYTRVWAREDGRWRIVAGHVSVTPLDPSSA